From Pongo pygmaeus isolate AG05252 chromosome 2, NHGRI_mPonPyg2-v2.0_pri, whole genome shotgun sequence, a single genomic window includes:
- the SEC62 gene encoding translocation protein SEC62, with protein MAERRRHKKRIQEVGEPSKEEKAVAKYLRFNCPTKSTNMMGHRVDYFIASKAVDCLLDSKWAKAKKGEEALFTTRESVVDYCNRLLKKQFFHRALKVMKMKYDKDIKKEKDKGKAESGKEEDKKSKKENIKDEKTKKEKEKKKDGEKEDSKKEETPGTPKKKETKKKFKLEPHDDQVFLDGNEVYVWIYDPVHFKTFVMGLILVIAVIAATLFPLWPAEMRVGVYYLSVGAGCFVASILLLAVARCILFLIIWLITGGRHHFWFLPNLTADVGFIDSFRPLYTHEYKGPKADLKKDEKSETKKQQKSDSEEKSDSEKKEDEEGKVGPGNHGTEGLGGERHSDTDSDRREDDRSQHSSGNGNDFEMITKEELEQQTDGDCEEEEEEENDGETPKSSHEKS; from the exons ATGGCGGAACGCAGGAGACACAAGAAGCGGATCCAG GAAGTTGGTGAACCATCTAAAGAAGAGAAGGCTGTGGCCAAGTATCTTCGATTCAACTGTCCAACAAAGTCCACCAATATGATGGGTCACCGGGTTGATTATTTTATTG CTTCAAAAGCAGTGGACTGTCTTTTGGATTCAAAGTGGGCAAAGgccaagaaaggagaggaagctTTATTTACAACCAGGGAGTCTGTGGTTGACTACTGCAACAG GCTTTTAAAGAAGCAGTTTTTTCACCGAGCCCtaaaagtaatgaaaatgaaatatgataaagacataaagaaagaaaaagataaaggaaaagctgaaagtggaaaagaagaagataaaaagagcaagaaagaaaatataaaggatgagaagacaaaaaaagaaaaagagaaaaaaaaagatggtgaaaAGGAAGACTCCAAAAAG GAGGAAACTCCAGGAACTCctaaaaagaaggaaactaagaaaaaattcaaacttGAGCCACATGATGATCAGGTTTTTCTGGATGGAAATGAG GTGTATGTATGGATCTATGACCCAGTTCACTTTAAAACATTTGTCATGGGATTAATTCTTG TGATTGCAGTAATAGCGGCCACCCTCTTCCCCCTTTGGCCAGCAGAAATGAGAGTAGGTGTTTATTACCTCAGTGTGGGTGCAGGCTGTTTTGTAGCCAGTATTCTTCTCCTTGCTGTTG CTCGATGCATTCTATTTCTCATCATTTGGCTCATAACTGGAGGAAGGCACCACTTTTGGTTCTTGCCAAATCTGACTGCTGATGTGGGCTTCATTGACTCCTTCAGGCCTCTGTACACACATGAATACAAAGGACCAAAAGCAGACTTAAAGAAAGATGAGAAGTCTGAAACCAAAAAGCAACAGAAGTCCGACAGTGAGGAAAAGTCAGACAGTGAGAAAAAGGAAGATGAGGAGGGGAAAGTAGGACCAGGAAATCATGGAACAGAAGGCTTGGGGGGAGAACGGCATTCAGACACGGACAGTGACAGGAGGGAAGATGATCGATCCCAGCACAGTAGTGGAAATGGAAATGATTTTGAAATGATAACAAAAGAGGAACTGGAACAGCAAACAGACGGGGAttgtgaagaggaggaggaagaggaaaatgatGGAGAAACACCtaaatcttcacatgaaaaatcaTAA